In a single window of the Elaeis guineensis isolate ETL-2024a chromosome 6, EG11, whole genome shotgun sequence genome:
- the LOC105046700 gene encoding photosystem I reaction center subunit psaK, chloroplastic, with the protein MASKLTTPTAVMTSLPRFSGLKAQPSMVMLPPIRRRGRGALGARCGFIGSPTNIIMVTTTTLMLFAGRFGLAPSANRKATAGLKLEMRDSGLQTGDPAGFTLADTLACGTVGHIMGVGIVLGLKNIGIL; encoded by the exons ATGGCTTCCAAGCTCACTACTCCAACCGCAGTCATGACTTCTCTCCCACGGTTCAGTGGCCTCAAGGCCCAACCATCCATG GTGATGCTGCCACCAATCAGGCGACGGGGAAGAGGGGCTCTGGGTGCTCGCTGTGGCTTCATTGGCtcaccaacaaatatt ATAATGGTGACAACCACAACCTTGATGCTATTCGCCGGGAGGTTCGGATTGGCCCCGTCGGCTAACAGGAAGGCGACGGCAGGGCTGAAGCTTGAAATGCGAGACTCCGGGCTGCAGACTGGCGACCCAGCCGGATTCACTCTGGCTGATACCTTGGCATGTGGGACGGTAGGCCACATAATGGGCGTTGGAATTGTCCTGGGTCTCAAGAACATTGGCATCCTATAA